In a genomic window of Colias croceus chromosome 20, ilColCroc2.1:
- the LOC123700912 gene encoding protein jagunal, with the protein MASRGGVMVTGTNGADFQHREKIAAQYQISALNKSRLKYCVFFHHVLFLVMLAKLSADILDKLDIFILEIEELQIPQPLWWEYIWCLSLPLSFLGLSAIKRNNILHLRRYMYGISGLGLLPLLYCVLHYCGDVWVYLADDDDDEEIQLWQGYPYGLLWYAFVFLACQVHFFQLYFSYNLLKAWRSRGTYKKGN; encoded by the exons atggctTCAAGGGGTGGTGTTATGGTAACTGGTACAAATGGTGCAGATTTTCAGCACAGGGAAAAAATAGCGGCTCAGTATCAAATAAG TGCATTAAACAAGTCGAGGCTGAAGTACTGTGTATTCTTCCACCATGTATTGTTCCTGGTGATGCTGGCCAAGCTCTCCGCTGACATATTGGATAAACTGGACATTTTTATACTGGAGATAGAAGAGTTGCAAATTCCACAG CCGCTCTGGTGGGAGTACATCTGGTGCCTATCCCTGCCACTCTCGTTCCTCGGCCTGTCAGCAATCAAACGCAACAACATACTGCACCTGCGTAGATACATGTACGGTATATCGGGGCTCGGCCTGCTGCCGCTGTTGTACTGTGTGCTGCATTACTGCGGAGACGTGTGGGTGTATCtcgctgatgatgatgatgatgaggaGATTCAATTGTGGCAG GGTTATCCCTACGGTCTTCTCTGGTACGCCTTCGTGTTCTTAGCGTGTCAAGTTCATTTCTTCCAACTATACTTTTCCTACAACCTGCTGAAGGCCTGGCGCTCCAGAGGCACTTATAAGAAAggaaattaa